Proteins encoded within one genomic window of Deltaproteobacteria bacterium:
- a CDS encoding SPFH domain-containing protein gives MMERRPAMFGFKFIKTIPTTYVIQYRRGKIVRQGAGLSFFYFTPFSSLAAVPLERTYAPFIFTEACADFQEVTVQGEVAYRVSDPVRLAGAMNFTLGAAGKYSTDDPVKLPQKIINRIRVLAKEELRTLALRTAIKAGEVFGAKIKTALKKEDEITGLGIEVIELSILAVKPVPETARALEATVREEILKEADLAVYDRRNAAIEQERALKENELNTAVAVEKKRREIEETKIDGLRAVEEKTRLLTKEKMAGQIEAEKERTTLVELIAGNKRKEADAEEYEVTARLRPLKDADVKMLEALAISGMEPAKIIAQAFRGLAENSGKIGTLSITPDLLGELIKTKGDPRHAPANRK, from the coding sequence ATGATGGAAAGGAGGCCTGCCATGTTCGGGTTCAAGTTCATAAAAACCATTCCAACGACCTACGTAATACAGTACAGGCGCGGTAAAATTGTGCGCCAGGGCGCGGGGCTCTCCTTTTTCTACTTCACGCCGTTTAGTTCGCTCGCGGCCGTTCCGCTCGAGAGAACATACGCGCCCTTCATATTCACCGAGGCGTGCGCGGACTTCCAGGAAGTCACCGTGCAGGGCGAGGTCGCCTACCGCGTAAGCGACCCCGTACGGCTCGCCGGGGCCATGAACTTCACGCTTGGCGCAGCCGGCAAGTACTCGACCGATGACCCTGTAAAGCTGCCGCAAAAGATAATCAACCGCATCCGGGTGCTCGCAAAAGAGGAACTTCGCACCCTCGCGCTAAGGACCGCCATCAAGGCCGGCGAGGTGTTTGGCGCGAAGATAAAAACAGCGCTCAAAAAGGAAGACGAGATAACAGGGCTCGGCATCGAGGTAATCGAGCTTAGCATACTCGCCGTCAAGCCCGTGCCGGAAACTGCCAGGGCCCTCGAGGCAACGGTTAGAGAGGAAATACTAAAAGAAGCGGACCTCGCGGTCTACGACAGGCGAAACGCCGCAATAGAGCAGGAACGAGCGCTAAAGGAGAACGAGCTCAACACCGCAGTGGCAGTCGAAAAAAAGCGCAGGGAGATAGAGGAAACAAAGATAGACGGGCTAAGGGCCGTGGAAGAAAAGACGCGGCTTCTTACAAAGGAAAAGATGGCCGGGCAGATAGAGGCAGAGAAAGAAAGAACAACGCTTGTTGAGCTTATCGCCGGCAACAAGAGAAAGGAAGCGGACGCAGAGGAATACGAGGTGACGGCAAGGCTAAGGCCGCTTAAGGACGCGGACGTAAAGATGCTGGAGGCGCTGGCAATAAGCGGCATGGAGCCGGCCAAGATAATAGCGCAGGCATTCAGGGGGCTTGCCGAAAATAGCGGCAAGATAGGCACTCTAAGCATCACTCCTGACCTGCTTGGTGAACTCATAAAAACGAAAGGAGACCCTCGCCATGCGCCCGCTAACAGAAAATAG
- a CDS encoding sugar kinase: MRPLTENRIILIERPTRLDELIMRHNTPEQARFHVERLGVDFGDYEEEHSIYKTSLALAKDALATLGILHTVERRYLPNYIFGRKDVVVALGQDGLVANTLKYLNGQILVGVNPDPRRNSGLLLPFNAIELGLVMPEILAGKRDVREITLAKATLNDTQALYGVNDIFIGQRTHVSARYEIAANGKKERQSSSGIIVSTGLGSTGWFKSIVAGAAGITSGYLGAEIKKPDNTAFAWNLRRLAYCVREPFTSVTTGANMVYGEITDKKELVVTSQMAENGVIFSDGMEADYLEFNSGAVAKITIAEKTGLLAV; the protein is encoded by the coding sequence ATGCGCCCGCTAACAGAAAATAGGATAATACTCATAGAGCGCCCGACACGCTTAGACGAGCTCATCATGCGCCACAACACGCCCGAGCAGGCACGGTTCCACGTCGAACGACTGGGCGTTGACTTTGGCGACTACGAAGAAGAGCACAGCATATACAAGACGTCGCTTGCTCTGGCAAAGGATGCCCTCGCGACACTCGGCATCCTGCACACGGTTGAGAGAAGGTATCTGCCAAACTACATCTTCGGGAGAAAGGACGTTGTCGTCGCGCTTGGCCAGGACGGGCTCGTTGCCAACACGCTTAAGTACCTAAACGGCCAGATCTTGGTCGGCGTGAACCCGGACCCGAGGCGCAACAGCGGGCTTCTACTGCCCTTCAACGCAATCGAGCTCGGGCTCGTCATGCCGGAGATACTTGCCGGAAAAAGGGATGTAAGGGAAATAACCCTTGCGAAGGCAACGCTAAACGACACGCAAGCCCTCTACGGCGTAAACGACATCTTTATCGGGCAAAGAACCCACGTCTCGGCAAGGTATGAGATAGCGGCAAACGGAAAAAAGGAGCGGCAATCATCGAGCGGAATAATAGTCTCGACCGGGCTCGGCTCGACCGGATGGTTTAAGAGCATAGTCGCCGGGGCAGCCGGCATAACAAGCGGCTACCTCGGCGCCGAGATAAAAAAACCGGACAACACGGCCTTTGCGTGGAACCTAAGGCGGCTCGCGTACTGTGTGCGCGAGCCGTTTACAAGCGTTACGACAGGGGCAAACATGGTCTACGGCGAAATAACCGATAAAAAGGAACTCGTCGTAACGAGCCAGATGGCGGAAAACGGCGTGATATTCAGTGACGGCATGGAGGCAGATTACCTTGAGTTCAATTCCGGGGCGGTTGCTAAAATAACCATAGCCGAAAAGACCGGGCTCCTTGCCGTATAG
- a CDS encoding metal-dependent hydrolase: protein MPTPVTHAAAGVFIASLCPAGLRGRAVLFYVAVVAAAAVVPDLDIIPYKLFGVQTSTMFGHRGFTHSLFFAAPAAYAFMLLVRAKMSEGCGEQWRRGVLFIVFFAVIMSHPVLDAFTDGGRGVAFFAPFTEARFRFPWHPIEASPIRLSYFLSGKGNSVLFSELKYVWLPIVAATGVRYTYVSLRCLLERRSVERG from the coding sequence ATGCCAACACCTGTCACACATGCTGCTGCCGGGGTCTTCATTGCCTCTTTGTGCCCGGCCGGGCTAAGGGGCAGGGCGGTTCTCTTCTACGTCGCAGTTGTTGCGGCGGCAGCAGTGGTTCCTGATCTAGACATCATACCGTATAAGCTCTTTGGCGTGCAGACGTCCACAATGTTCGGGCACCGTGGTTTTACGCACTCGCTATTTTTTGCCGCACCGGCGGCGTATGCCTTTATGCTGCTGGTGCGAGCGAAGATGAGCGAAGGCTGCGGCGAACAGTGGCGCCGTGGCGTGTTGTTCATAGTCTTCTTCGCTGTCATAATGTCGCATCCGGTGCTCGATGCCTTTACCGACGGCGGACGCGGTGTTGCCTTCTTTGCGCCTTTTACGGAGGCAAGGTTTCGATTCCCCTGGCACCCGATAGAGGCCTCTCCCATACGCCTTTCGTATTTTCTTAGCGGCAAAGGCAATTCCGTACTTTTTAGCGAACTAAAGTACGTCTGGCTGCCGATAGTCGCGGCGACAGGCGTTCGTTATACGTATGTGTCTCTTCGCTGTCTGCTTGAGCGCCGAAGCGTCGAGCGCGGTTAG
- a CDS encoding histidine phosphatase family protein — MDSTRVYLARHGQVVGHADFRYNGHTDVDITSVGISQMQRLAEFFADKGIAALYSSDLQRAYKGAEIIGERLGIKASRIHVFRELHLGRWEGMTRDEAAQKFPDEAHFSFKDLANNKLKGGESLVELKARVLPALHELIAKYRGKSIGIVAHGGVNRVVLCDAMGLPVERFFNIEQDYGGLNLIDYFGDGHAVVKMLNGGPNQEMEKTKIY; from the coding sequence ATGGACTCAACGCGCGTATATCTTGCAAGGCACGGACAGGTCGTTGGGCACGCGGACTTTCGCTATAACGGACATACGGACGTTGACATAACGAGTGTCGGAATCTCCCAGATGCAGCGGCTTGCCGAGTTCTTCGCAGATAAGGGCATTGCCGCGCTCTATTCGAGCGATCTTCAGCGCGCGTACAAGGGCGCGGAGATAATAGGCGAGAGGCTTGGCATAAAGGCCTCGCGCATACATGTTTTCAGGGAACTGCATCTTGGAAGGTGGGAGGGCATGACACGGGACGAGGCGGCCCAGAAGTTTCCCGATGAGGCGCATTTTAGCTTCAAGGACCTTGCAAACAACAAGCTAAAGGGCGGAGAGAGCCTTGTCGAACTGAAGGCGAGAGTGCTACCCGCTCTTCATGAGCTTATCGCGAAGTATAGAGGGAAAAGCATCGGTATTGTCGCGCACGGAGGGGTTAACCGCGTTGTGCTCTGCGATGCCATGGGGCTCCCGGTCGAAAGGTTTTTCAATATCGAGCAGGATTACGGCGGGCTTAACCTCATAGATTACTTCGGCGACGGCCATGCCGTTGTGAAGATGCTAAACGGCGGCCCCAACCAGGAAATGGAAAAGACGAAGATATACTAA
- a CDS encoding cob(I)yrinic acid a,c-diamide adenosyltransferase, translated as MADRKGLVHVYTGDGKGKTTAAIGLASRAAGSGMKVLFVQFFKPESDASGEKEVFKGIANIEHVRSNERHAFFTGANTDTEKVRASVRKTFEAAVLKAGGGFDMLILDEALAAINAGFITEADVLGFLKGRPAHLEVVLTGRDAPVWLVKAADYVTEMLMIRHPFSVGEKARKGIEY; from the coding sequence GTGGCAGACAGAAAAGGCCTGGTGCACGTATACACGGGCGACGGAAAAGGCAAGACCACGGCGGCCATCGGGCTTGCCTCGCGTGCGGCAGGGAGCGGCATGAAGGTGCTCTTTGTCCAGTTCTTTAAGCCCGAGAGCGATGCTTCGGGGGAAAAGGAAGTATTTAAAGGCATTGCCAATATCGAGCACGTGAGGTCGAATGAGAGGCATGCATTTTTTACAGGCGCCAATACCGACACGGAAAAGGTCAGGGCCTCGGTTAGAAAGACGTTTGAAGCGGCTGTTTTGAAGGCAGGCGGCGGTTTCGACATGCTTATCCTCGACGAAGCGCTTGCTGCAATAAATGCGGGTTTTATCACCGAGGCCGATGTGCTCGGGTTTTTAAAGGGCCGTCCGGCGCACCTGGAGGTCGTGCTAACCGGCAGGGACGCTCCTGTGTGGCTTGTAAAGGCCGCGGATTACGTAACCGAGATGCTCATGATAAGGCACCCGTTTAGCGTGGGGGAAAAAGCGAGAAAGGGAATAGAGTATTAG